A region from the Mycoplasmopsis bovigenitalium genome encodes:
- a CDS encoding variable surface lipoprotein: MKKILFSLGGVITSFAAVPFVAASCSKEWEPKERKVVVADLNDTSKKAGDKVANYDTVHYTDLSESIDLGGITVNIDWSKFKSDNFIVSKHKKEGSIGQIFINTYKGSTTIYGKSDTKPFEGVVLGTITGSLPKGFSITNAESPIYKNSKGNLNSSGYIDLIKEGDKIKFKFRFHKYNGKDTAPNISTQVFEAIIQ; this comes from the coding sequence TTGAAAAAAATATTATTTTCACTTGGCGGAGTTATAACCTCATTTGCTGCTGTTCCATTTGTGGCTGCATCATGTAGTAAAGAATGAGAACCAAAAGAAAGAAAAGTTGTAGTTGCAGATTTAAATGATACATCTAAAAAAGCTGGTGATAAAGTTGCTAATTACGATACTGTTCATTATACTGACCTAAGCGAAAGTATTGATCTTGGCGGGATTACTGTTAATATCGATTGATCAAAGTTCAAAAGCGATAATTTTATAGTTTCTAAACACAAAAAAGAAGGTTCTATAGGTCAAATTTTCATTAACACATATAAAGGATCTACAACAATTTATGGTAAGTCAGATACTAAACCATTTGAAGGTGTTGTTTTAGGCACTATAACCGGTTCACTACCAAAAGGTTTTTCAATAACAAATGCTGAAAGTCCAATTTACAAAAATAGCAAAGGTAACCTTAACTCTTCAGGATACATTGATTTAATCAAAGAAGGTGATAAAATTAAATTTAAATTTAGATTCCATAAATATAATGGAAAAGACACAGCACCAAACATTTCAACTCAAGTTTTTGAAGCAATAATTCAATAA